A stretch of Telopea speciosissima isolate NSW1024214 ecotype Mountain lineage chromosome 11, Tspe_v1, whole genome shotgun sequence DNA encodes these proteins:
- the LOC122645786 gene encoding zinc finger protein CONSTANS-LIKE 16-like — protein MTSDCKIASAVGGKTARACDSCLLKRARWYCAADDAFLCQICDGSVHSANPLARRHERVRLKTSSSLKPTIENSLPSWHQGFTRKARTTRHGKSTRKLPKIEEPILLNPLPLVPEMGSDEASPNENEEQLLYRVPIFDPLVAELCTSSISNEGTETTTTTSAMTAALERESKILLPLDVENLPGFLPSDMDLEEFAADVESLLGRGLDEDTFGMEGLGLLGAKEEDTTMETMECGFGDGKVKVEEEEGDDVDGVIGCHVDLEVEMGRETLDLNFDCDSPTTAEEEEEEKVGGGGGGVATHDAGSAMMVKINGGYKLKLDYEAVITAWAGQGPAWTTGDRFQLNPDDWWPDYSTTCSMGVPYGDMRGGGAIGDGGREARVSRYREKRRTRLFSKKIRYEVRKLNAEKRPRMKGRFVKRASFGGSGFPF, from the exons ATGACCTCCGACTGTAAAATAGCCAGCGCCGTCGGTGGCAAAACAGCTAGAGCCTGCGACAGTTGTCTACTCAAACGCGCCCGTTGGTACTGCGCCGCCGACGACGCTTTCCTTTGTCAAATTTGTGACGGTTCAGTCCACTCTGCAAACCCATTAGCTCGTCGCCATGAAAGGGTTCGACTTAAAACCTCATCATCACTTAAACCCACTATTGAGAATTCTCTCCCATCTTGGCATCAGGGTTTTACCCGAAAAGCTCGAACCACTCGACATGGCAAATCAACCAGGAAGCTACCAAAAATTGAAGAACCCATACTCTTAAACCCACTTCCATTAGTCCCTGAAATGGGTAGTGATGAAGCTTCACCGAATGAGAATGAAGAACAGCTTCTCTATCGTGTTCCCATCTTCGATCCATTGGTTGCAGAGCTTTGTACTTCTTCAATATCCAATGAAGGAACAGagactactactactactagtgcGATGACTGCAGCTCTAGAAAGGGAATCTAAGATTTTGTTGCCATTAGATGTGGAAAACTTACCTGGGTTTCTACCGTCTGATATGGATCTTGAGGAATTTGCAGCTGATGTGGAGAGCTTACTTGGAAGAGGGCTTGATGAGGACACGTTTGGTATGGAAGGGTTGGGATTGTTAGGTGCTAAAGAGGAAGACACAACCATGGAAACCATGGAGTGTGGGTTTGGGGATGGTAAGGTGaaggtggaggaagaagagggagatgATGTGGATGGTGTTATTGGATGCCACGTGGATCTAGAAGTTGAGATGGGGAGAGAAACACTAGacttgaattttgattgtgattCTCCGACCACCgctgaggaggaagaggaggagaaagttggtggtggtggaggtggtgtaGCAACTCATGATGCAGGGTCAGCCATGATGGTGAAAATCAACGGTGGATATAAATTGAAGCTCGATTACGAGGCGGTCATCACCGCCTGGGCGGGCCAAGGTCCGGCTTGGACCACCGGTGACCGGTTCCAACTCAACCCAGACGACTGGTGGCCCGATTACTCG ACTACATGTTCGATGGGAGTACCATATGGAGATATGAGAGGAGGAGGGGCGATAGGAGATGGAGGGAGAGAGGCAAGAGTGTCGAGAtacagagagaagagaaggacgAGGTTGTTTTCTAAGAAGATTAGGTATGAGGTGAGGAAACTCAATGCAGAGAAGAGACCTAGAATGAAAGGTCGATTTGTTAAGAGGGCTTCATTTGGTGGATCTGGTTTTCCCTTCTGA
- the LOC122645785 gene encoding RNA-binding KH domain-containing protein RCF3-like, which produces MDKNKPGSFKKRFQFKKKKSNKKGPRPNFSHELNAGPPSASDTVYRILCPSSKIGSVIGKGGSIINALRDETRAKIRVAESVPGSDERVIIISSSATRKPRRYNPNEDDEDDDFTENEHEPMQPHCPAQDALLKVHERIAEEDDLFGGITCEDNNETNVVTARLLVPNNQVGCLLGKGGNIIQKLRTETNANIRILPTEHLPACAMSTDELVQISGPSAVGKRALYEVSTLLHQNPRKDNQPLNYPMPSGGPGFYPPGPPIGNMLPQRNPMWSHQNPGTHGTSRMPWMGGYGSGFDGVPPVNAGDASDEFSMKILCPAGKIGGVIGKGGSTVRQFQQETGASIQVDDTIPEAEERSIVVSCFEALWNPISPTIEAILQLQSKASELSEKGMITTRLLVPSNKVGCLLGQGGHVITEMRRRTQADIRVISKDGKPKCASADEELVQISGNFAVAREALSEIASRLRVRTLRGSNASLEPPPVPPPFQGFGPPRPLGPPGNFPGRALPPAGITGVGGSGGYEHVQAPGHEYEGQSYHVQPSATGYPNVSSSMEVKVPNSAVGSFHGISGSGVSNFREVSGARVKLQDPQSGGSECVVEIHGSNEQMNATQNFLQAYMGSAVHNYNSQQHASYQ; this is translated from the exons ATGGATAAGAACAAGCCAGGTTCTTTCAAGAAACGATtccaatttaagaaaaaaaagagtaacAAAAAAGGTCCAAGGCCAAATTTTAGTCATGAACTGAATGCTGGACCTCCTAGTGCTTCTGACACAGTCTATCGTATTCTCTGTCCAAGTAGCAAGATTGGTAGTGTTATTGGAAAAGGTGGTAGCATAATCAATGCCTTGAGAGATGAGACCCGTGCCAAGATCAGAGTCGCTGAATCTGTTCCTGGCTCAGATGAAAGAGTAATCATTATCTCTAGTTCTGCTACAAGAAAGCCTAGGAGATACAAtcccaatgaagatgatgaggatgatgatttcACTGAGAATGAACATGAGCCCATGCAGCCACATTGTCCTGCCCAGGATGCTCTGTTAAAAGTTCATGAACGAATTGCTGAGGAAGATGATCTCTTTGGTGGCATAACATGTGAAGATAATAATGAAACCAATGTAGTCACTGCACGCCTTCTTGTTCCAAACAATCAAGTGGGGTGTCTTCTAGGCAAAGGTGGAAACATCATCCAGAAATTGCGGACTGAAACTAATGCAAACATTCGTATCCTGCCCACAGAGCACCTGCCTGCTTGCGCAATGAGCACTGATGAGTTAGTGCAG ATATCCGGACCATCAGCTGTGGGAAAGAGGGCTCTCTATGAAGTTTCTACTCTATTGCACCAGAATCCACGTAAAGATAATCAACCACTGAATTATCCTATGCCGTCTGGGGGCCCTGGTTTTTATCCTCCTGGCCCTCCTATTGGGAATATGTTGCCACAAAGAAATCCAATGTGGTCGCACCAGAACCCTGGTACCCACGGTACATCTCGAATGCCATGGATGGGGGGATATGGAAGTGGTTTCGATGGTGTTCCACCTGTAAATGCTGGGGACGCATCGGATGAGTTCTCTATGAAAATTTTGTGTCCAGCTGGAAAAATTGGTGGGGTAATTGGAAAGGGAGGTTCTACTGTTAGACAGTTCCAACAAGAAACGGGAGCTAGCATTCAAGTTGATGATACGATACCTGAAGCGGAGGAACGTTCAATTGTTGTCTCTTGTTTTGAA GCTCTCTGGAACCCAATATCACCAACTATCGAGGCCATCCTTCAGCTTCAAAGCAAAGCAAGTGAACTGTCTGAGAAAGGCATGATCACAACAAGGCTTCTTGTTCCATCAAATAAGGTTGGTTGTCTCCTAGGACAGGGAGGTCATGTAATTACTGAAATGAGAAGACGAACGCAAGCAGACATACGTGTTatatccaaggatgggaagcctaAGTGTGCTTCTGCAGATGAAGAGCTTGTGCAG ATATCCGGAAATTTTGCTGTTGCTAGAGAAGCCCTGTCAGAGATTGCATCAAGACTTAGAGTGAGAACTCTCCGAGGTTCAAATGCTTCACTCGAACCTCCTCCTGTGCCACCACCTTTTCAAGGATTTGGTCCTCCACGTCCTCTTGGTCCTCCAGGAAACTTCCCTGGAAGAGCACTACCACCAGCTGGCATTACTGGAGTTGGTGGCTCTGGTGGATATGAACACGTACAG GCTCCGGGACATGAATATGAAGGTCAGAGTTATCATGTTCAGCCATCTGCTACTGG ATACCCAAATGTTAGCAGTTCTATGGAGGTTAAGGTTCCGAACAGTGCAGTAGGATCTTTTCATGGAATAAGTGGAAGTGGTGTCTCCAATTTCCGTGAA gTTTCTGGAGCAAGAGTGAAACTGCAAGATCCTCAGTCTGGGGGTTCAGAATGTGTTGTTGAGATCCATGGGTCTAATGAGCAAATGAATGCAACTCAGAATTTTCTTCAGGCCTACATGGGTTCGGCAGTACATAACTACAACTCGCAGCAGCATGCTTCTTATCAATAG